A region of Polyangiaceae bacterium DNA encodes the following proteins:
- the fadJ gene encoding fatty acid oxidation complex subunit alpha FadJ — MAKRENGNGSGDKRVLSVEQRPDGVAVVRMDVPGETMNTLQSNFAEEFARTFDDLDKSSEVRAVVFTSGKPDSFIAGADVRMIKQVKSAAEAAELSRIGQRAMARVESFRVPVVAAIHGACLGGGLETALACHARVASDDKKTKLGLPEVQLGLLPAAAGTQRLPRLVGVQAALDLMLTGKQLDGRRAKKLGLVDDVVPQPVLLEVACQHALTLAAKGKPKPKGLSRLESFFSKKELTELALADNPLGRKVLFDQAKKQLLAKTRGNYPAAERILEVVKAGLEGGFEKGLEAEALAFGELAVSPEAAQLMNIFTATVELKKDRGVDDPSVEPKPVHKIGMLGAGLMGAGIAYVTAQLAKTPVRLKDKDDPGLAAGMKYVAGILDDRVKKKRLTAMERDVLLAQITPTLDYSGFHDAEVVIEAVFEDLSLKHRMLKDIEAHGHPKAIFASNTSSLPIAEIAAAAKHPERVIGMHYFSPVHKMPLLEIIVTPKTAPWVTATCVELGKKQGKTVIVVNDGVGFYTSRILAPYMNEAAWLLSEGVTVEELDGALMDWGYPVGPVTLLDEVGIDVGEKVGKIMLGAFGDRMLPPPGMDKLVADKRFGRKSARGFYLYGDKKKTKKKLVDESVYAVLGVTPKPGSTPKHEIAERCALAMVNEAALCFGEGILRSARDGDIGAIFGLGFPPFRGGPFRYVDGVGALDIVRRLERYEKQHGKRFTPAPVLVEMAQSGASFHGERALRPGTQGPAKEAARVRI; from the coding sequence ATGGCAAAGCGAGAGAACGGCAACGGCTCGGGTGACAAGCGCGTGCTCAGCGTCGAGCAGCGCCCGGACGGAGTGGCGGTCGTGCGCATGGACGTTCCCGGCGAGACGATGAACACGCTCCAGTCGAACTTCGCCGAGGAGTTCGCCAGGACCTTCGACGATCTCGACAAGTCGAGCGAGGTGCGCGCCGTGGTCTTCACCAGCGGCAAGCCCGACAGCTTCATCGCCGGCGCCGACGTGCGCATGATCAAACAGGTCAAGAGCGCTGCGGAGGCCGCGGAGCTGTCGCGCATCGGCCAGCGGGCGATGGCCCGCGTCGAATCGTTCCGGGTGCCCGTGGTGGCCGCCATCCACGGCGCCTGCCTCGGCGGCGGCCTCGAGACGGCGCTGGCCTGCCACGCGCGCGTCGCCAGCGACGACAAGAAGACGAAGCTCGGCCTGCCGGAGGTGCAGCTCGGCCTGTTGCCGGCGGCGGCGGGCACGCAGCGCTTGCCGCGGCTGGTGGGTGTGCAGGCCGCGCTCGACCTGATGCTCACCGGCAAGCAGCTGGACGGGCGGCGCGCCAAGAAGCTCGGGCTGGTGGACGACGTCGTGCCGCAGCCGGTGCTGCTCGAGGTCGCGTGCCAGCACGCGCTCACCCTCGCCGCGAAGGGCAAGCCGAAGCCCAAGGGCCTCTCGCGGCTCGAGTCCTTCTTCAGCAAGAAGGAGCTGACGGAGCTGGCGCTCGCGGACAACCCCCTCGGGCGCAAGGTCCTGTTCGACCAGGCCAAGAAGCAGCTCCTGGCCAAGACTCGCGGCAACTACCCCGCGGCCGAGCGCATCCTGGAGGTGGTCAAGGCGGGGCTCGAGGGCGGCTTCGAAAAGGGCCTCGAGGCCGAGGCGCTGGCCTTCGGCGAGCTCGCCGTGAGCCCGGAGGCGGCGCAGCTCATGAACATCTTCACGGCCACCGTGGAGCTGAAGAAGGACCGCGGGGTGGACGACCCGAGCGTCGAGCCGAAGCCCGTGCACAAGATCGGCATGCTCGGCGCGGGGCTGATGGGCGCGGGCATCGCTTACGTCACCGCTCAGCTGGCGAAGACGCCGGTGCGCCTCAAGGACAAGGACGACCCGGGGCTCGCCGCCGGCATGAAATACGTGGCCGGCATCCTGGACGATCGCGTGAAGAAGAAGCGCCTGACCGCCATGGAGCGGGACGTGCTCCTGGCGCAGATCACGCCGACGCTCGACTACTCCGGCTTCCACGACGCGGAGGTCGTCATCGAGGCGGTGTTCGAGGACCTCTCGCTCAAGCACCGGATGCTGAAGGACATCGAGGCGCACGGGCACCCCAAGGCCATCTTCGCCTCGAACACCTCGAGCCTGCCCATCGCCGAGATCGCCGCCGCGGCCAAGCACCCGGAGCGCGTGATCGGCATGCACTACTTCTCGCCGGTGCACAAGATGCCCCTGCTCGAGATCATCGTGACGCCGAAGACGGCGCCGTGGGTCACCGCCACATGCGTGGAGCTAGGCAAGAAGCAGGGCAAGACGGTGATCGTCGTGAACGACGGCGTCGGCTTCTACACCTCGCGCATCTTGGCGCCGTACATGAACGAAGCGGCGTGGCTGCTCTCCGAGGGCGTGACCGTCGAGGAGCTCGACGGCGCGCTGATGGACTGGGGCTACCCCGTCGGGCCCGTGACCCTGCTCGACGAGGTCGGCATCGACGTCGGCGAGAAGGTCGGCAAGATCATGCTGGGGGCCTTCGGTGATCGCATGCTGCCGCCGCCCGGCATGGACAAGCTGGTCGCCGACAAGCGCTTCGGGCGCAAGAGCGCGCGCGGCTTCTACCTGTACGGCGACAAGAAGAAGACCAAGAAGAAGCTGGTGGACGAGAGCGTGTACGCGGTGCTCGGCGTCACGCCGAAGCCGGGCTCGACCCCGAAGCACGAGATCGCCGAGCGCTGCGCCCTCGCCATGGTCAACGAGGCCGCGCTCTGCTTCGGCGAGGGCATCCTGCGCTCGGCGCGGGACGGCGACATCGGCGCGATCTTCGGCCTGGGCTTCCCGCCCTTCCGAGGCGGGCCGTTCCGCTACGTGGACGGCGTCGGCGCCCTCGACATCGTGCGCCGGCTGGAGCGCTACGAGAAGCAACACGGCAAGCGCTTCACTCCGGCTCCGGTGCTGGTGGAGATGGCCCAGAGCGGCGCCAGCTTCCACGGCGAGCGGGCGCTCCGCCCCGGGACCCAAGGCCCGGCGAAAGAAGCGGCGCGGGTGCGGATCTGA